The proteins below come from a single Xiphophorus couchianus chromosome 20, X_couchianus-1.0, whole genome shotgun sequence genomic window:
- the ora2 gene encoding olfactory receptor class A related 2: MIFYLYLLFFLSAGMPSNEDIRGMLFLSLTVVGVPGNMAVIVAFLLLILQESCLHAADAIVLHLSCTNLVVVLVRCLMETLASFHLANVFGDIGCKGVIFIYRTSRALSIWLTFLLSAYQCLSIAPPGSKWASLRILVAQSLPIVFVFLWVLHASLSAGAILFSVSSKNVTAVATSAVNVEFCYVNFPSDILKKVYGAIQVSRDVVPMALMTLTSLIILVLLYKHSQHLKGLRGAGHAGSGTCGSKQRAAKVVVVLVTIYVVLYGVDNCLWVYTLTLRHTMSSSLISDLRVFFASLYAALSPLVIIVSNRKVNSRLRCIAQEKPLLGKTAHLHSI, translated from the coding sequence ATGATTTTctatctttatttattgttttttctctctgcaggaaTGCCATCTAATGAGGATATCCGCGGGATGCTCTTTCTGTCGCTCACCGTTGTTGGAGTTCCTGGGAACATGGCGGTCATTGTTGCCTTCCTCCTTCTTATCCTTCAAGAGAGCTGTCTCCATGCAGCAGACGCCATTGTCCTGCATCTGTCCTGCACTAACCTGGTGGTGGTGCTTGTACGCTGTCTGATGGAGACACTGGCGTCCTTCCACCTGGCCAATGTCTTTGGAGACATTGGCTGCAAAGGTGTGATCTTCATCTACCGAACTTCCAGGGCCCTCTCTATCTGGCTTACCTTTCTCCTTAGTGCGTATCAATGTTTGAGTATTGCCCCTCCTGGATCAAAATGGGCCTCTCTCCGCATCTTAGTGGCCCAAAGTTTACCCATTGTGTTCGTCTTCCTCTGGGTCCTCCATGCTAGCCTGAGTGCAGGGGCCATATTGTTCTCTGTGAGCTCCAAGAATGTGACTGCTGTGGCAACAAGCGCTGTCAATGTGGAATTCTGTTATGTGAATTTCCCATCAGATATCCTCAAAAAGGTTTATGGGGCAATACAAGTGAGTAGAGATGTGGTGCCTATGGCCCTCATGACTCTAACCAGCCTTATCATTCTTGTTCTCCTCTACAAACACAGCCAACACCTTAAGGGGCTCCGTGGCGCTGGCCATGCTGGTTCAGGTACCTGCGGTTCCAAGCAGCGGGCTGCTAAAGTCGTAGTCGTGCTCGTGACAATTTATGTTGTCCTTTATGGGGTCGATAACTGTCTTTGGGTGTACACACTCACTCTGAGGCACACGATGAGCTCCTCGCTGATCTCTGACCTGCGTGTGTTCTTCGCCTCGCTGTACGCAGCGCTGAGCCCTCTGGTTATCATCGTGTCTAACAGGAAGGTGAACAGCAGGCTGAGGTGTATAGCACAGGAAAAGCCTTTGCTGGGAAAAACAGCTCACCTTCATTCTATATGA
- the pfkfb2b gene encoding 6-phosphofructo-2-kinase/fructose-2,6-bisphosphatase 2 isoform X4, protein MSCTQRDNGASTNSTEDKRTDPRCKEKKCSWASYMTNSPTVIVMIGLPARGKTYMSKKLTRYLNWIGVPTKVFNLGVYRREAVRAYKSYDFFRHDNEEAMKIRKQCALVALQDVRVYLTEEGGQIAVFDATNTTRDRRDLIQAFVKENGFKVFFVESVCDDPDVIAANILEVKVSSPDYPEKHRERVMEDFLKRIECYKVTYQPLDPDDYDKDLSFIKVINVGQRFLVNRVQDYIQSKIVYYLMNIHVHSHSIYLCRHGESNHNVEGRIGGDAELSPRGKKFAHALRDFIEEYELSDLKVWTSQLRRTIQTAEELSVPYEQWKILNEIDAGVCEEMTYQMIQETFPEEFALRDQDKYHYRYPGGESYQDLVQRLEPVIMELERQGNVLVICHQAVMRCLLAYFLDKSADDLPYMKCPLHTVLKLTPVAYGCKVEMFYLNVEAVNTHRDRPLDSLCEGIDFDSSEETSGCVRF, encoded by the exons ATGTCCTGCACCCAAAGAGACAATGGAGCTTCCACAAACTCCACAGAAGACAAAAGAACAGACCCGAGATGCAAGGAGAAGAAATGTT CATGGGCTTCTTATATGACAAACTCTCCAACAGTGATCGTGATGATCGGCCTGCCTGCAAGAGGAAAGACCTACATGTCAAAGAAACTCACACGTTATCTCAACTGGATTGGAGTTCCAACCAAAG tgtTTAACTTGGGTGTGTATCGCAGAGAGGCAGTCAGAGCCTATAAATCTTATGATTTCTTCCGCCACGACAACGAGGAGGCCATGAAAATAAGAAA GCAGTGTGCTCTGGTGGCTCTGCAGGACGTGAGGGTCTACCTAACAGAGGAGGGGGGTCAGATTGCA GTTTTTGATGCAACAAACACAACGAGGGATCGGCGAGATCTTATTCAGGCTTTCGTGAAAGAGAATGGCTTCAAG GTGTTCTTTGTGGAGTCAGTGTGTGATGACCCAGATGTCATTGCTGCTAATATTCTG GAAGTTAAAGTCTCCAGTCCAGATTACCCTGAGAAGCACAGAGAGAGGGTAATGGAGGATTTCCTGAAACGGATTGAGTGCTACAAGGTCACCTATCAACCGTTAGATCCTGATGACTATGACAA GGACCTCTCTTTTATCAAGGTTATAAATGTGGGCCAGCGTTTTCTGGTGAACCGAGTGCAGGATTACATCCAAAGCAAGATAGTCTATTACCTCATGAACATCCATGTCCACTCACACTCCATTTACCTGTGTCGACACGGAGAGAGCAACCACAATGTGGAAGGACGGATCGGAGGAGACGCTGAGCTTTCTCCAAGAGGAAAAAAG TTTGCCCACGCCCTGAGAGATTTTATTGAAGAATATGAGCTCTCGGATTTGAAGGTGTGGACGAGCCAGCTGAGGAGGACCATCCAGACAGCAGAGGAACTCAGTGTGCCATATGAGCAGTGGAAAATCCTCAATGAGATTGATGCT GGTGTGTGTGAGGAGATGACTTATCAAATGATCCAGGAGACCTTTCCAGAGGAGTTTGCTCTGAGAGACCAGGATAAATACCATTACCGCTACCCAGGAGGAGAG TCCTACCAAGATCTTGTACAGCGCCTTGAGCCAGTTATCATGGAGTTAGAGAGACAGGGAAATGTCCTGGTTATCTGCCACCAGGCGGTGATGCGCTGTCTCTTGGCTTACTTCCTGGACAAGAGTGCAG ATGATCTCCCTTACATGAAATGTCCACTCCACACAGTGCTTAAGCTAACTCCAGTTGCATATG GTTGTAAAGTGGAGATGTTTTATCTGAATGTGGAGGCGGTAAACACACACCGAGACCGGCCACTT
- the pfkfb2b gene encoding 6-phosphofructo-2-kinase/fructose-2,6-bisphosphatase 2 isoform X3, translating to MSCTQRDNGASTNSTEDKRTDPRCKEKKCSWASYMTNSPTVIVMIGLPARGKTYMSKKLTRYLNWIGVPTKVFNLGVYRREAVRAYKSYDFFRHDNEEAMKIRKQCALVALQDVRVYLTEEGGQIAVFDATNTTRDRRDLIQAFVKENGFKVFFVESVCDDPDVIAANILEVKVSSPDYPEKHRERVMEDFLKRIECYKVTYQPLDPDDYDKDLSFIKVINVGQRFLVNRVQDYIQSKIVYYLMNIHVHSHSIYLCRHGESNHNVEGRIGGDAELSPRGKKFAHALRDFIEEYELSDLKVWTSQLRRTIQTAEELSVPYEQWKILNEIDAGVCEEMTYQMIQETFPEEFALRDQDKYHYRYPGGESYQDLVQRLEPVIMELERQGNVLVICHQAVMRCLLAYFLDKSADDLPYMKCPLHTVLKLTPVAYGCKVEMFYLNVEAVNTHRDRPLTRTGSSCLTPCVKESTLTAAKKLVAVSASE from the exons ATGTCCTGCACCCAAAGAGACAATGGAGCTTCCACAAACTCCACAGAAGACAAAAGAACAGACCCGAGATGCAAGGAGAAGAAATGTT CATGGGCTTCTTATATGACAAACTCTCCAACAGTGATCGTGATGATCGGCCTGCCTGCAAGAGGAAAGACCTACATGTCAAAGAAACTCACACGTTATCTCAACTGGATTGGAGTTCCAACCAAAG tgtTTAACTTGGGTGTGTATCGCAGAGAGGCAGTCAGAGCCTATAAATCTTATGATTTCTTCCGCCACGACAACGAGGAGGCCATGAAAATAAGAAA GCAGTGTGCTCTGGTGGCTCTGCAGGACGTGAGGGTCTACCTAACAGAGGAGGGGGGTCAGATTGCA GTTTTTGATGCAACAAACACAACGAGGGATCGGCGAGATCTTATTCAGGCTTTCGTGAAAGAGAATGGCTTCAAG GTGTTCTTTGTGGAGTCAGTGTGTGATGACCCAGATGTCATTGCTGCTAATATTCTG GAAGTTAAAGTCTCCAGTCCAGATTACCCTGAGAAGCACAGAGAGAGGGTAATGGAGGATTTCCTGAAACGGATTGAGTGCTACAAGGTCACCTATCAACCGTTAGATCCTGATGACTATGACAA GGACCTCTCTTTTATCAAGGTTATAAATGTGGGCCAGCGTTTTCTGGTGAACCGAGTGCAGGATTACATCCAAAGCAAGATAGTCTATTACCTCATGAACATCCATGTCCACTCACACTCCATTTACCTGTGTCGACACGGAGAGAGCAACCACAATGTGGAAGGACGGATCGGAGGAGACGCTGAGCTTTCTCCAAGAGGAAAAAAG TTTGCCCACGCCCTGAGAGATTTTATTGAAGAATATGAGCTCTCGGATTTGAAGGTGTGGACGAGCCAGCTGAGGAGGACCATCCAGACAGCAGAGGAACTCAGTGTGCCATATGAGCAGTGGAAAATCCTCAATGAGATTGATGCT GGTGTGTGTGAGGAGATGACTTATCAAATGATCCAGGAGACCTTTCCAGAGGAGTTTGCTCTGAGAGACCAGGATAAATACCATTACCGCTACCCAGGAGGAGAG TCCTACCAAGATCTTGTACAGCGCCTTGAGCCAGTTATCATGGAGTTAGAGAGACAGGGAAATGTCCTGGTTATCTGCCACCAGGCGGTGATGCGCTGTCTCTTGGCTTACTTCCTGGACAAGAGTGCAG ATGATCTCCCTTACATGAAATGTCCACTCCACACAGTGCTTAAGCTAACTCCAGTTGCATATG GTTGTAAAGTGGAGATGTTTTATCTGAATGTGGAGGCGGTAAACACACACCGAGACCGGCCACTT
- the ora1 gene encoding olfactory receptor class A-like protein 1 produces MDLCVTIKGVSFLLQTGLGILGNAVVLLAYASIICTEPKLLPVDMILCHLAFANLMLLLTRCVPQTMTVFGLKDLLNDPGCKVVIYAYRIGRALSVCITCMLSVFQAMTIAPAGPKLSKLKPMLPSLVLPTFAALWLLNMAICIAAPFFSMAPRNGTIPAFTLNLGFCHVDFRDNMSYVINGVAVSGRDFAFVALMLGSSGYILLLLHRHSEQVKGIRRSHGSRSETRAAKIVVTLVVLYVVFFGIDNVIWIYMLTVSKVSPVVADMRVFFSSCYASLSPYFIISSNKKVKRKIVCVAEHDQPLVDTQESNEK; encoded by the coding sequence ATGGATCTCTGTGTGACTATCAAAGGGGTCTCCTTCCTCTTGCAAACAGGCCTGGGCATATTGGGGAACGCTGTTGTGCTTCTGGCGTACGCCAGCATAATCTGTACTGAACCAAAGCTCCTTCCTGTGGACATGATCCTTTGCCACCTTGCCTTTGCCAACCTGATGCTACTGCTGACTCGTTGTGTGCCACAGACCATGACTGTGTTTGGGTTGAAGGATCTTCTGAATGACCCTGGTTGTAAGGTGGTGATCTATGCCTATCGCATTGGACGGGCCTTGTCTGTGTGCATCACCTGCATGCTCAGCGTATTTCAGGCCATGACAATAGCCCCTGCAGGGCCCAAATTGTCCAAGTTGAAACCTATGCTTCCCTCTCTAGTCCTTCCGACCTTTGCAGCATTGTGGCTCCTTAATATGGCCATTTGCATTGCAGCTCCATTTTTCTCCATGGCTCCACGTAACGGCACCATCCCTGCATTCACCCTCAACCTCGGCTTCTGTCATGTGGACTTCAGAGACAATATGTCCTATGTTATTAACGGAGTGGCTGTCTCTGGGAGGGATTTTGCATTTGTAGCCCTGATGTTGGGCTCCAGCGGGTACATCCTCCTGCTTCTGCACCGCCACAGCGAACAGGTGAAAGGGATCCGTCGCTCTCATGGCAGCAGGTCAGAAACTAGAGCGGCTAAAATTGTGGTGACCCTGGTGGTTCTCTACGTTGTGTTCTTTGGCATTGATAATGTGATCTGGATCTACATGTTGACGGTATCAAAGGTTTCACCAGTAGTGGCTGACATGAGGgtgttcttctcctcctgcTATGCCTCCCTCAGCCCCTACTTTATCATTTCATCCAACAAGAAGGTCAAGAGGAAGATTGTGTGTGTAGCAGAGCACGACCAACCGTTAGTGGACACTCAGGAGTCGAATGAGAAATGA
- the phtf1 gene encoding putative homeodomain transcription factor 1 isoform X2, whose product MTMARIAWYQEKIGAYDQQVWEKSLEKADLGGLERKPKKTGYIKSDLIDVDLVRGSTFSKAKPENQWTALTRKGLVRVLLFPFFFQWWIQVTSRSISSCILVLYFLQESSRWPSGSPAASSSTSPTRRRRPRKGKGLKKSEEKTDSENAEQQGPWQFEDSQRLYKTMESRCKSQSGFGASDELSSDEGESEQPVEVIRSLHHRKAHPKSSSPSVSPVRKRNIKFSPKPTADPQDQEESEGPTEIKPHKIDRLRLGSRPASDTDDTMWEEFLQGPDSASTGSSDCEGNGRFQAGMNRPQSTTSGSDDEGLQQGLTSSQLNWLQACHPSKDRVSAIIWEQGECKKADMSVLEISGIILTRVKMVEQGMGYLVLSGLMTATLALLPFAFRLAQRLDMSGLSSLSLKQLVEIALGMWDYRAYAFFFITTVLRVCLIGLFFFMMCVAERTYKQRLLFAKYFSHLTSARKAKKSEIPHFRLKKVQNIKMWLALRSFLRRRGPQRSVDVIVSTIFLLALSISFIICAQLLNSHKTFLESLINWELVVWCFSLIPFLLRLATLGSETNSKYSNSSVLLTEQINLYLKMEKKPNKKEQLSIVNNVLKLATKLMKELDTPFRLLGLTMNPLIYNITKVIILSAVSAVVSDLLGFNIRLWKIKP is encoded by the exons ATGACAATGGCCAGAATAGCCTGGTATCAAGAGAAG ATCGGGGCCTATGACCAGCAAGTCTGGGAAAAATCCCTGGAGAAAGCAGATTTAGGc GGTTTAGAGAGAAAACCAAAGAAGACCGGTTACATCAAATCTGACCTCATTGATGTTGACTTAGTAAGAG GATCAACTTTCAGTAAAGCCAAACCGGAGAATCAATGGACGGCGCTGACTCGAAAAGGTCTGGTCAGAGTTCTGCTGTTCCCTTTCTTCTTCCAATGGTGGATCCAGGTGACCTCCAGGTCCATCTCCTCATGCATCCTCGTGTTATATTTTCTGCAAG AGTCCAGCCGGTGGCCCTCAGGCAGTCCAGCTGCTAGCAGCAGCACCAGCCCTACACGCAGGAGGAG GCCAAGGAAGGGCAAAGGGTTgaaaaaatcagaagaaaagaCTGACAGCGAGAACGCAGAGCAGCAGGGGCCCTGGCAGTTTGAAGATAGCCAGCGATTATACAAGACCATGGAGAGCCGG TGCAAAAGTCAATCAGGATTTGGAGCATCTGATGAGCTCTCTAGTGACGAAGGGGAAAGCGAGCAACCAGTGGAGGTAATTCGATCGTTACATCATCGCAAGGCACACCCAAAATCGTCATCTCCGTCAGTGTCTCCTGTTAGGAAGAGGAACATAAAGTTCAGCCCCAAGCCCACAGCCGATCCTCAG GATCAGGAGGAGAGTGAGGGACCCACCGAAATAAAGCCTCATAAGATCGATCGACTCAGGCTGGGCTCTCGTCCCGCTTCTGACACGGACGACACGATGTGGGAGGAGTTTCTGCAAGGCCCTGACTCCGCCTCCACGGGGAGCAGCGACTGTGAGGGGAACGGGAGGTTCCAGGCTGGGATGAACCGTCCACAAAGCACAACATCAGGCAGTGATGATGAAGGTTTACAGCAAGGATTGACCAGT AGCCAGCTAAACTGGCTTCAAGCATGCCACCCATCCAAAGACCGTGTTAGCGCCATAATATGGGAGCAGGGTGAGTGCAAGAAAGCAGACATGTCGGTCCTGGAGATCAGCGGGATCATTCTCACACGG GTAAAGATGGTGGAACAGGGCATGGGCTACCTTGTGCTCAGTGGTCTCATGACGGCCACTCTGGCGCTGCTGCCCTTCGCCTTCCGCCTGGCTCAGCGTTTGGACATGTCCGGCCTCAGCTCACTGTCCCTAAAGCAACTAGTCGAAATCGCATTGGGCATGTGGGATTACCGAGCTTACGCCTTTTTCTTCATCACAACAGTTCTCAGAGTCTGCCTCATAGGGCTCTTCTTCTTCATGATGTGTGTGGCTGAGAGAACCTACAAACAG AGACTCTTATTTGCCAAGTACTTCAGCCATCTCACCTCAGCTCGAAAGGCCAAGAAGTCCGAGATCCCTCACTTCAGGCTGAAGAAAGTGCAAAACATCAAGATGTGGCTGGCGCTGCGCTCTTTCCTCAGG AGACGAGGACCGCAGCGCTCTGTAGATGTCATTGTCTCCACAATCTTCCTCTTAGCACTTTCCATTTCATTCATCATTTGTGCTCAG CTTCTAAACAGTCACAAAACGTTCCTGGAGTCTTTAATTAATTGGGAGCTGGTGGTGTGGTGCTTCTCCCTCATCCCCTTCCTGCTGCGGCTCGCCACGCTGGGCTCAGAGACCAACTCCAAATACAGCAACTCCTCAGTGCTGCTCACTGAGCAG ATTAATTTGTATTTGAAGATGGAGAAAAAGCCTAATAAGAAAGAACAGCTCAGTATAGTGAACAACGTCTTAAAACTGGCCACAAAGCTGATGAAG GAGCTGGACACCCCCTTCAGGCTGCTGGGTCTGACCATGAACCCTCTGATCTACAACATCACAAAGGTCATCATATTGTCTGCTGTTTCTGCAGTCGTCAGTGATCTGCTGGGCTTCAATATCAGA cTGTGGAAAATCAAGCCCTAA
- the phtf1 gene encoding putative homeodomain transcription factor 1 isoform X1 — protein sequence MTMARIAWYQEKIGAYDQQVWEKSLEKADLGGLERKPKKTGYIKSDLIDVDLVRGSTFSKAKPENQWTALTRKGLVRVLLFPFFFQWWIQVTSRSISSCILVLYFLQVAAVLLYLEVPRASASEVFGPMCLMLLLGTVHCQIVSTESSRWPSGSPAASSSTSPTRRRRPRKGKGLKKSEEKTDSENAEQQGPWQFEDSQRLYKTMESRCKSQSGFGASDELSSDEGESEQPVEVIRSLHHRKAHPKSSSPSVSPVRKRNIKFSPKPTADPQDQEESEGPTEIKPHKIDRLRLGSRPASDTDDTMWEEFLQGPDSASTGSSDCEGNGRFQAGMNRPQSTTSGSDDEGLQQGLTSSQLNWLQACHPSKDRVSAIIWEQGECKKADMSVLEISGIILTRVKMVEQGMGYLVLSGLMTATLALLPFAFRLAQRLDMSGLSSLSLKQLVEIALGMWDYRAYAFFFITTVLRVCLIGLFFFMMCVAERTYKQRLLFAKYFSHLTSARKAKKSEIPHFRLKKVQNIKMWLALRSFLRRRGPQRSVDVIVSTIFLLALSISFIICAQLLNSHKTFLESLINWELVVWCFSLIPFLLRLATLGSETNSKYSNSSVLLTEQINLYLKMEKKPNKKEQLSIVNNVLKLATKLMKELDTPFRLLGLTMNPLIYNITKVIILSAVSAVVSDLLGFNIRLWKIKP from the exons ATGACAATGGCCAGAATAGCCTGGTATCAAGAGAAG ATCGGGGCCTATGACCAGCAAGTCTGGGAAAAATCCCTGGAGAAAGCAGATTTAGGc GGTTTAGAGAGAAAACCAAAGAAGACCGGTTACATCAAATCTGACCTCATTGATGTTGACTTAGTAAGAG GATCAACTTTCAGTAAAGCCAAACCGGAGAATCAATGGACGGCGCTGACTCGAAAAGGTCTGGTCAGAGTTCTGCTGTTCCCTTTCTTCTTCCAATGGTGGATCCAGGTGACCTCCAGGTCCATCTCCTCATGCATCCTCGTGTTATATTTTCTGCAAG TGGCAGCGGTGCTGCTGTACCTGGAGGTCCCCCGGGCCAGTGCCAGCGAGGTGTTCGGGCCCATGTGTCTCATGCTGCTGCTGGGCACCGTTCACTGCCAGATTGTTTCAACAGAGTCCAGCCGGTGGCCCTCAGGCAGTCCAGCTGCTAGCAGCAGCACCAGCCCTACACGCAGGAGGAG GCCAAGGAAGGGCAAAGGGTTgaaaaaatcagaagaaaagaCTGACAGCGAGAACGCAGAGCAGCAGGGGCCCTGGCAGTTTGAAGATAGCCAGCGATTATACAAGACCATGGAGAGCCGG TGCAAAAGTCAATCAGGATTTGGAGCATCTGATGAGCTCTCTAGTGACGAAGGGGAAAGCGAGCAACCAGTGGAGGTAATTCGATCGTTACATCATCGCAAGGCACACCCAAAATCGTCATCTCCGTCAGTGTCTCCTGTTAGGAAGAGGAACATAAAGTTCAGCCCCAAGCCCACAGCCGATCCTCAG GATCAGGAGGAGAGTGAGGGACCCACCGAAATAAAGCCTCATAAGATCGATCGACTCAGGCTGGGCTCTCGTCCCGCTTCTGACACGGACGACACGATGTGGGAGGAGTTTCTGCAAGGCCCTGACTCCGCCTCCACGGGGAGCAGCGACTGTGAGGGGAACGGGAGGTTCCAGGCTGGGATGAACCGTCCACAAAGCACAACATCAGGCAGTGATGATGAAGGTTTACAGCAAGGATTGACCAGT AGCCAGCTAAACTGGCTTCAAGCATGCCACCCATCCAAAGACCGTGTTAGCGCCATAATATGGGAGCAGGGTGAGTGCAAGAAAGCAGACATGTCGGTCCTGGAGATCAGCGGGATCATTCTCACACGG GTAAAGATGGTGGAACAGGGCATGGGCTACCTTGTGCTCAGTGGTCTCATGACGGCCACTCTGGCGCTGCTGCCCTTCGCCTTCCGCCTGGCTCAGCGTTTGGACATGTCCGGCCTCAGCTCACTGTCCCTAAAGCAACTAGTCGAAATCGCATTGGGCATGTGGGATTACCGAGCTTACGCCTTTTTCTTCATCACAACAGTTCTCAGAGTCTGCCTCATAGGGCTCTTCTTCTTCATGATGTGTGTGGCTGAGAGAACCTACAAACAG AGACTCTTATTTGCCAAGTACTTCAGCCATCTCACCTCAGCTCGAAAGGCCAAGAAGTCCGAGATCCCTCACTTCAGGCTGAAGAAAGTGCAAAACATCAAGATGTGGCTGGCGCTGCGCTCTTTCCTCAGG AGACGAGGACCGCAGCGCTCTGTAGATGTCATTGTCTCCACAATCTTCCTCTTAGCACTTTCCATTTCATTCATCATTTGTGCTCAG CTTCTAAACAGTCACAAAACGTTCCTGGAGTCTTTAATTAATTGGGAGCTGGTGGTGTGGTGCTTCTCCCTCATCCCCTTCCTGCTGCGGCTCGCCACGCTGGGCTCAGAGACCAACTCCAAATACAGCAACTCCTCAGTGCTGCTCACTGAGCAG ATTAATTTGTATTTGAAGATGGAGAAAAAGCCTAATAAGAAAGAACAGCTCAGTATAGTGAACAACGTCTTAAAACTGGCCACAAAGCTGATGAAG GAGCTGGACACCCCCTTCAGGCTGCTGGGTCTGACCATGAACCCTCTGATCTACAACATCACAAAGGTCATCATATTGTCTGCTGTTTCTGCAGTCGTCAGTGATCTGCTGGGCTTCAATATCAGA cTGTGGAAAATCAAGCCCTAA